A segment of the Coleofasciculus sp. FACHB-T130 genome:
CAACTATGCATTCTCGTAGAATCAGTCTAATCGCCTTCATCGCCTTTGTTGCCTCCGTCTCGGCACCTTTAGCTGCCAATTTTCCAGCACCTTTAAGAGCGCCACGGGTGTTAGCTCAAACCCAAGCTGACCGGAAAGCGAAAGCCGACCGACTGCTAGATCAAGGGATTCACCAGTATCAGATCGGTCAATTTGAGGCAGCATTACAGTCTTGGCAACAGGCACTGATTATCTATCGAGAAATTAAAGACCGCGAGGGTGAGGGAGCAGCACTGGGAAATCTAGGAGTTGCTTACGATTCCCTGGGGGACTATGCCAAGGCCATTGAGTACCAACAGCAGCATTTGGCGATCGCGCGGGAGATTAAAGACCGCCAGGGTGAGGGGAAAGCTCTGGGAAATCTGGGAGTTGCTTACGATTCCCTGGGGGACTATGCCAAGGCCATTGAGTACCAACAGCAGCATTTGGCGATCGCGCGGGAGATTAAAGACCGCCAAAGTGAGGGAGCAGCTCTGGGAAATCTGGGAGTTGCTTACCTTAACCTGGGGGACTATGCCAAGGCGATTGAGTACCAACAACAGCATTTGGCGAGCGCACGGGAGATTAAAGACCGCCAAATTGAGGGGACAGCACTGGGAAATCTGGGAGTTGCTTACCGTTCCCTGGGGGACTATGCCAAGGCCATTGAGTACCAACAGCAGCATTTGGCGATCGCGCGGGAGATTAAAGACCGCCAGGGTGAGGGGAAAGCTCTGGGAAATCTGGGACTTGCTTACCTTGACCTGAGGGACTATGCCAAGGCGATTGAGTACTCCCAGCAGGTGTTGGCGATCGCGCGGGAGATTAAAGACCGCCAGGGTGAGGGGAAAGCTCTGGGAAATCTGGGACTTGCTTACCTTGACCTGAGGGACTATGCCAAGGCGATTGAGTACTCCCAGCAGGTGTTGGCGATCGCACGGGAGATTAAAGACCGCCAAAGTGAGGGGACAGCTCTGGAAAATCTGGGAGTTGCTCTCTACAAATCTGGCAATCTTGCGGCAGCAGAGAAAACTCTAATCGATGGAATGGAGGTTAGGGAATCTCTCCGAGAAAGATTAGGCAGCGACGATGCCAATAAAGTTTCAATTTTCGAGCAGCAAGTTCGCACCTATCGCACTTTACAACAAGTCCTGATTGCTCAGAATAAGACCGATGCAGCACTGGAAATTGCCGAACGGGGTCGGGCACGGGCGTTTGTGGAGTTGCTGTCGAGGCGATTATCCCCGAACTCTGTAGAGACGTTACCGGCAAAGTATCTACAGCCGACAATTTCACAGATTCAACAAATTGCCAAAAC
Coding sequences within it:
- a CDS encoding CHAT domain-containing protein, encoding MHSRRISLIAFIAFVASVSAPLAANFPAPLRAPRVLAQTQADRKAKADRLLDQGIHQYQIGQFEAALQSWQQALIIYREIKDREGEGAALGNLGVAYDSLGDYAKAIEYQQQHLAIAREIKDRQGEGKALGNLGVAYDSLGDYAKAIEYQQQHLAIAREIKDRQSEGAALGNLGVAYLNLGDYAKAIEYQQQHLASAREIKDRQIEGTALGNLGVAYRSLGDYAKAIEYQQQHLAIAREIKDRQGEGKALGNLGLAYLDLRDYAKAIEYSQQVLAIAREIKDRQGEGKALGNLGLAYLDLRDYAKAIEYSQQVLAIAREIKDRQSEGTALENLGVALYKSGNLAAAEKTLIDGMEVRESLRERLGSDDANKVSIFEQQVRTYRTLQQVLIAQNKTDAALEIAERGRARAFVELLSRRLSPNSVETLPAKYLQPTISQIQQIAKTQNATLVQYSIIYNEFKVQGKQQTKESELFIWIIKPTGEVTFGRSDLKPLWQKENSSLQNLVTNTRQSMGVRGRGGIEVALIEEERPTKRLQHLHQLLIEPIAKELPTDPNARVIFIPQTELFLVPFPALQDASGKYLIEKHTILTAPSIQVLDLTHQQRQRVEKQSIASLQGALVVGNPTMPKVVLNPGESAQPLSNLPWAEQEAKDIAKLLKTQAITGSQATKVAIAQALPKARIIHLATHGLLDDYRGLGSAIALAPSNQNDGLLTAEEILNLKLNAELVVLSACDTGRGRITGDGVIGLSRSLISAGVPSVVVSLWQVPDNSTAFLMTEFYKNLQQKADKATALRNAMLTTMKQQQYSDPVQWAAFTLIGEAE